One part of the Bacillus sp. FJAT-45350 genome encodes these proteins:
- a CDS encoding DUF7147 family protein: MIQRFIELGQGYSDIYEIVELAKTNKNRLLHLMRFDTIINDRQMSSLVIILKPAGDGNFMPLYICREGIPNPEWKANKRYDLFSEMATSLNKKVIPLDLKSSDTFGETDLYYQYVIGVLRTNNYIPPLS; the protein is encoded by the coding sequence ATGATCCAACGTTTTATTGAATTAGGACAAGGCTATTCCGATATTTATGAAATAGTTGAACTAGCGAAAACAAATAAAAATAGACTACTTCATTTAATGAGATTTGATACAATAATCAACGACAGACAGATGTCCTCTCTTGTTATCATCTTAAAACCAGCAGGCGACGGTAATTTTATGCCACTTTACATCTGTAGAGAAGGTATTCCCAATCCAGAATGGAAAGCAAATAAACGATATGACTTATTTTCAGAAATGGCTACTAGTCTTAATAAAAAAGTAATACCATTAGATTTAAAGTCTTCTGATACTTTTGGTGAGACAGACCTATACTATCAATATGTAATTGGTGTATTGCGTACTAATAATTATATCCCACCGCTGTCTTAG
- a CDS encoding YlbG family protein: MVDMNRQGVAVWLHSLKYARQLRKFGNVHYISKKMKYVVLYCNQDTIDDTIQRLNSLHFVKEVEISMRPFIKTEYQNAKPDKAKEYDYRMGI, encoded by the coding sequence ATGGTCGATATGAATCGTCAAGGCGTAGCTGTTTGGTTGCACTCACTTAAATATGCGCGTCAGTTAAGGAAGTTTGGAAATGTCCATTATATTTCAAAGAAAATGAAGTATGTCGTTTTATATTGCAACCAAGATACGATTGATGACACAATTCAGCGTTTAAATTCACTTCATTTTGTTAAAGAGGTTGAGATTTCTATGCGACCGTTTATTAAAACCGAATATCAAAATGCTAAGCCAGATAAGGCTAAAGAATACGATTATAGAATGGGAATATAA
- a CDS encoding MFS transporter — protein MNNQWKRNLFILVICQFLVMGAMTMIIPFLPLYLQELGVTEPKQVSLWAGIIFGANFLTAFLFSPFWGRLADKYGRKSMILRSGFGMALVITLTGFAVGPWSLLLLRLLNGVISGFIPASIGLISTNTPKERVGYALGVLQSGAVAGGICGPLLGGLMAQSLGYRGIFYVTGIFILLAAFVVLFFVKEDFTPVEQKEKTNAFEDFKKVTAHAPVLSLYMVVFFIQLAIMGVNPLLSLFVQELTTGQNVALYAGLAISVMGFANMLSSPQLGKISDKKGAQHVLIYSLLGVALFTIPQAFVTEFWQLISLRFLVGLCLGGLLPAVNTLIHHHSPKGMESRTYGFSNSAMYLGTMLGPIIGGFIVSSVDIRAIFFFSSFFLLLNVFLVKTKILPATKKDKVLHEQKMASSHK, from the coding sequence ATGAACAATCAATGGAAACGAAATTTATTCATCCTTGTAATTTGTCAATTTTTAGTAATGGGTGCAATGACGATGATTATTCCGTTTTTGCCCTTGTATTTACAAGAGTTAGGTGTCACTGAACCGAAACAAGTTAGTTTGTGGGCGGGAATTATTTTTGGAGCAAATTTCTTAACTGCTTTTTTATTTTCACCTTTCTGGGGCCGTTTGGCTGATAAGTACGGTCGAAAATCAATGATTTTACGATCAGGGTTTGGGATGGCTCTTGTTATAACATTAACTGGTTTTGCAGTTGGTCCTTGGTCTTTATTATTATTACGTTTACTTAATGGTGTTATTTCAGGTTTTATCCCAGCGTCAATAGGTTTGATCTCAACGAATACACCGAAGGAAAGAGTTGGTTATGCCTTGGGGGTACTTCAATCAGGTGCAGTAGCAGGAGGTATTTGTGGACCATTACTAGGTGGATTAATGGCTCAATCACTAGGGTATCGAGGGATTTTCTATGTGACAGGAATATTTATTTTGCTAGCAGCATTTGTCGTGCTTTTCTTTGTAAAAGAAGATTTTACCCCTGTGGAGCAAAAGGAAAAAACAAATGCTTTTGAAGATTTTAAAAAAGTGACAGCACATGCACCTGTTCTTTCACTTTACATGGTTGTGTTTTTCATCCAACTGGCAATCATGGGAGTCAATCCGTTACTTTCTTTATTTGTTCAAGAACTGACAACAGGACAAAATGTTGCTTTATATGCTGGTTTAGCTATTTCTGTCATGGGATTTGCAAATATGCTTTCATCTCCACAACTAGGAAAGATAAGTGATAAAAAGGGTGCTCAGCATGTCCTTATCTACTCATTACTTGGAGTTGCTCTATTTACAATTCCTCAAGCTTTTGTAACAGAGTTTTGGCAATTAATATCTCTAAGGTTTTTGGTTGGTTTATGTTTAGGAGGCTTACTTCCAGCAGTTAATACGTTAATACATCATCATTCCCCAAAAGGAATGGAAAGTCGAACATATGGATTTTCTAATAGTGCGATGTATTTAGGCACGATGTTAGGTCCAATTATTGGTGGCTTTATTGTTTCTTCTGTAGATATTCGAGCAATCTTTTTCTTTTCAAGTTTTTTCTTACTACTAAACGTATTTCTAGTGAAAACAAAAATACTACCTGCTACGAAAAAAGATAAAGTTTTACACGAACAAAAAATGGCTTCTTCTCACAAATGA
- the rsmD gene encoding 16S rRNA (guanine(966)-N(2))-methyltransferase RsmD, with protein MRVVSGEKKGMPLKAVPGSSTRPTTDKVKESIFNMIGPYFDGGMALDLYGGSGGLGIEVLSRGADKVIFVDQNKKAIDTIKENVNQCKYNDKVEIYRNDASRALKALIKREVSFSYIFLDPPYAKQQLASEISIISDHGLLEENGVIVTEHDASVQLPEKVGSAICIRKETYGDTTISIFKNE; from the coding sequence TTGCGTGTAGTTTCAGGTGAGAAAAAGGGAATGCCCTTAAAGGCTGTTCCAGGATCGTCTACCCGACCAACTACTGATAAGGTGAAAGAGTCTATTTTTAATATGATTGGTCCTTATTTTGATGGTGGGATGGCATTAGACTTATATGGTGGCAGTGGTGGCCTTGGTATAGAGGTTTTAAGTCGTGGTGCCGATAAAGTTATTTTTGTTGACCAAAATAAAAAGGCAATTGATACCATTAAAGAAAATGTTAATCAATGTAAATATAATGATAAGGTAGAAATATATCGTAATGATGCAAGTAGAGCATTGAAAGCGTTAATAAAAAGGGAAGTTAGTTTTTCTTATATTTTCTTAGACCCACCATATGCGAAGCAACAATTGGCATCTGAAATTAGCATTATATCTGACCATGGACTTCTTGAAGAGAATGGTGTTATTGTTACAGAACATGATGCTTCTGTTCAGTTACCGGAGAAAGTAGGTTCAGCCATCTGTATAAGAAAAGAAACATATGGCGATACAACGATATCAATTTTTAAAAATGAATAG
- the ylbJ gene encoding sporulation integral membrane protein YlbJ, whose amino-acid sequence MLATGFAASLMIFPKESFEASMRGMSMWWDVVFPSLLPFFIVSELLIGFGVVTFLGALLEPLMRPVFRVPGVGGFVWAMGLASGYPAGAKLTARLRQEKKLTRIEAERLVSFTNSSNPLFIFGAIAIGFFHNATLGIVLALAHYLGNICVGIMMRFHGIGDLEEENNKQNNKNKVTIKGALKQLHQERIKDGRAIGQLLGDAVQSSVHTLLKVGGFIVLFSVLNNVLSLVGIAAILSTVLSIILAFFQLPSSLSLPLISGMFEITLGGQMASETESATLLQQVIITSFILAFSGFSVQAQVASILGETDIRFKPFFIARIFHGFFAAGFALLLWKPLYLNQQLSIEGTKAIPVFLQDNSWSWISYGWQLLLQYGGIITLFTLIMYILLRSRKALSW is encoded by the coding sequence ATGCTTGCAACAGGCTTCGCAGCCTCATTAATGATATTTCCTAAGGAATCCTTTGAAGCTTCTATGAGAGGAATGTCAATGTGGTGGGACGTTGTATTTCCATCTTTGCTACCTTTTTTCATAGTTTCCGAGTTATTAATCGGTTTTGGTGTCGTTACATTTCTAGGAGCCTTACTAGAACCATTAATGCGCCCTGTTTTCAGAGTGCCCGGTGTAGGTGGATTTGTATGGGCCATGGGGCTTGCTTCTGGCTACCCAGCAGGTGCAAAGTTAACAGCTAGACTACGCCAGGAGAAGAAACTCACAAGAATTGAAGCTGAACGGCTAGTTTCATTTACGAACTCTTCTAACCCATTGTTTATTTTTGGTGCAATTGCCATTGGGTTCTTTCATAATGCGACGCTAGGAATTGTACTTGCTTTAGCACATTACCTTGGCAATATATGTGTAGGAATTATGATGAGGTTTCATGGTATCGGTGACTTAGAAGAGGAAAACAACAAACAAAATAACAAAAATAAAGTAACTATTAAGGGTGCCCTTAAACAACTCCACCAAGAAAGGATTAAAGACGGAAGAGCGATTGGACAATTATTAGGTGATGCTGTACAGTCCTCTGTTCATACACTCCTAAAGGTTGGTGGCTTTATAGTTTTATTTTCTGTTTTAAATAATGTATTAAGTTTAGTAGGGATTGCAGCAATATTGTCAACTGTTTTATCTATTATTCTTGCCTTTTTCCAACTCCCTAGTTCATTAAGTCTCCCTTTAATTTCGGGAATGTTTGAAATAACTCTTGGTGGACAAATGGCGAGCGAAACAGAAAGCGCAACACTACTACAGCAAGTAATCATTACATCTTTTATACTTGCTTTTAGTGGTTTTTCCGTTCAAGCACAGGTTGCTAGTATATTAGGAGAAACAGATATTAGGTTCAAACCATTCTTTATTGCTCGAATTTTCCATGGTTTTTTTGCAGCTGGATTCGCTCTCCTACTATGGAAACCATTATACTTAAACCAACAGTTATCTATTGAAGGGACAAAAGCAATTCCAGTCTTTTTACAAGATAACTCCTGGTCATGGATATCTTATGGTTGGCAATTACTACTCCAATATGGGGGAATTATAACTTTATTCACTCTTATTATGTACATCCTTTTACGTTCTAGAAAAGCATTGTCTTGGTAA
- a CDS encoding patatin-like phospholipase family protein: protein MTKPKIGLALGAGGARGFAHVGVLKALEEENIPIDYIAGSSMGSLVGAIYGSGQTIENLIKFATLFRRKYYLDLTVPKMGFVSGKKVKELIKILSKGKSIEELSPNLSIVATDLLNGERVVFTKGPVAPAVRASISIPGIFVPEKVDGRLLIDGGVVDKVPVSTVRQMGADITIGVDVSYFQVEPEINTIYDVILQSMDIMEREMGRYREIDADVMIRPMIKQSKSLVFTNVEEYIELGSQETKNQISSIKQAIEDWKEKINE, encoded by the coding sequence TTGACTAAACCAAAAATTGGATTAGCTTTAGGAGCGGGTGGAGCAAGAGGCTTCGCTCATGTTGGCGTCTTAAAGGCGTTAGAGGAAGAAAATATACCGATAGATTATATAGCAGGAAGTAGTATGGGTTCTCTAGTCGGTGCAATTTATGGCTCAGGACAAACAATCGAGAATCTTATAAAATTTGCTACGTTATTTAGAAGAAAGTATTACTTAGATTTGACTGTCCCTAAAATGGGATTTGTATCAGGTAAAAAAGTAAAGGAATTAATAAAGATCTTATCGAAAGGTAAATCAATTGAAGAACTATCACCAAACTTATCTATTGTAGCAACTGATTTGCTAAATGGAGAACGGGTTGTTTTTACAAAAGGTCCAGTTGCTCCTGCTGTAAGAGCAAGTATATCAATTCCTGGTATTTTTGTTCCTGAAAAAGTTGATGGGCGATTATTAATCGACGGTGGGGTTGTTGATAAAGTGCCAGTTTCAACAGTTAGACAAATGGGTGCCGATATTACAATAGGAGTCGATGTGAGTTACTTTCAAGTAGAGCCTGAAATTAATACTATTTATGATGTGATTCTACAAAGCATGGATATTATGGAAAGGGAAATGGGGCGTTATCGAGAAATTGATGCAGATGTCATGATTCGTCCTATGATTAAGCAAAGCAAGTCACTTGTTTTCACGAATGTAGAAGAGTACATTGAACTAGGAAGCCAAGAAACAAAAAATCAAATTTCATCTATAAAGCAAGCAATTGAAGACTGGAAGGAGAAAATTAATGAGTAG
- a CDS encoding ATP-grasp domain-containing protein, whose protein sequence is MNLLTFNPFRTIGIPNIKYVKPEHMFEEREKISEADVCLFPENWQVNALVYGMKKNIYPSIQSIQMGFNKIEVTRALWSVCPEHVPQTMILGRNDDNINKVLSTLPFPFVAKEIRNSMGKGVFLIENHQQFTEYVENNPYLYVQEYLPIDRDLRVCFVGDEVISSYWRINERTDFKNNVAQGARISFDDIPEEANEVVTKVATALGVNHAGFDLVFVNDRIYILEFNILFGNQGFQQSGISVEKKVHEFLLKTYQNNTTESTQ, encoded by the coding sequence ATGAATTTATTAACATTTAATCCTTTCAGAACAATTGGTATTCCTAATATAAAGTATGTAAAACCTGAACATATGTTTGAAGAACGTGAAAAAATAAGTGAAGCAGATGTTTGCCTATTTCCTGAAAATTGGCAAGTCAATGCCCTCGTGTATGGTATGAAAAAAAATATTTATCCTAGTATTCAATCCATTCAGATGGGCTTTAATAAAATCGAAGTGACACGTGCTCTTTGGAGCGTATGTCCAGAGCATGTGCCACAAACAATGATCCTTGGAAGAAATGATGATAACATTAACAAAGTATTATCAACATTGCCATTCCCCTTTGTAGCAAAGGAAATTAGAAATTCAATGGGTAAAGGGGTTTTCTTAATTGAAAATCATCAGCAATTTACTGAGTATGTTGAGAATAACCCATACCTTTACGTTCAAGAATACCTACCAATTGACCGTGATTTACGAGTTTGCTTTGTTGGAGATGAAGTCATTTCTTCATATTGGCGAATTAACGAAAGAACTGATTTTAAAAATAATGTCGCACAAGGTGCCCGTATTTCATTTGACGATATTCCAGAAGAGGCCAATGAAGTTGTAACAAAGGTAGCTACCGCTCTAGGCGTTAACCACGCAGGCTTTGACCTTGTTTTTGTTAATGACCGCATTTACATTCTCGAGTTCAATATTTTGTTTGGAAATCAAGGATTCCAACAATCCGGTATTTCAGTTGAAAAGAAAGTCCATGAATTTCTTCTAAAAACATATCAAAATAATACTACGGAATCGACACAGTAA
- the uvsE gene encoding UV DNA damage repair endonuclease UvsE, whose translation MDVRFGYVAMSEQLQNASPSQTMTATQFEKIPDRTRALKKLEEIAISNLENCLRLLKHNVAHDIYFFRLSSRLVPLVNHSLTEGWKYERAILPMLRAIGEFVQKNQMRIGFHPDHFVVLNSGNDDILQRSLQTLLYHYKLLKGMQIDPTHRCVLHIGGKKEGKISGLETFVENFSTIPEQIQRMLILENDDTVYDLEDTLYLGEKLGVPVVLDLHHHELNHSTMLTRELWIRVLSTWKDSPLPVKIHISSPMEGPDDKRHHNFIEPNRLLEFLSMAEGSCEQIDIMIEAKKKDEALFQLMNELKEKHNCTFKSEASLVYHSSY comes from the coding sequence ATGGACGTACGATTTGGTTATGTAGCAATGAGCGAACAATTGCAAAATGCCTCACCATCCCAAACAATGACAGCAACCCAATTTGAAAAAATTCCAGATCGAACGAGGGCATTAAAAAAATTAGAGGAAATTGCAATCTCTAACTTAGAAAATTGTCTTCGCCTTCTTAAGCATAATGTAGCTCATGATATTTATTTCTTCAGGCTTTCATCAAGACTTGTTCCACTTGTCAATCACTCATTAACAGAGGGGTGGAAGTATGAGAGAGCGATACTACCTATGCTACGAGCTATCGGAGAGTTTGTTCAAAAGAATCAAATGAGAATTGGATTCCACCCCGATCATTTTGTTGTTTTAAATTCAGGAAACGATGATATCTTACAGCGCTCTCTGCAAACTCTTCTTTATCACTATAAACTACTTAAAGGAATGCAGATTGATCCAACACATCGATGTGTACTTCATATAGGAGGGAAGAAGGAAGGAAAGATTTCGGGACTAGAAACTTTTGTTGAGAATTTTTCTACGATACCTGAGCAAATTCAAAGAATGCTCATTCTTGAGAATGACGATACAGTGTATGACCTTGAGGATACTCTTTATTTAGGTGAAAAATTAGGGGTTCCTGTAGTCCTAGATTTGCATCATCATGAACTGAATCATTCTACAATGTTAACTCGTGAATTGTGGATTCGTGTTTTATCAACGTGGAAGGATAGTCCGTTACCTGTAAAAATACATATATCAAGTCCAATGGAAGGGCCTGATGATAAACGACACCATAACTTTATCGAACCGAATAGACTACTTGAATTTCTTAGCATGGCAGAGGGGAGTTGTGAGCAAATTGATATAATGATTGAAGCAAAGAAGAAGGATGAAGCATTATTTCAGCTCATGAATGAGTTAAAAGAAAAACATAACTGCACGTTCAAATCCGAGGCTAGTTTGGTGTATCACTCAAGCTATTAG
- a CDS encoding YlbF family regulator: MSLTATSTDVLSETDMLSQMVIQSELFYNYQAKKRELQQDEEAQSLIRQFQYIKDQYEDAQRFGKYHPDYLKIVTETRELKREVDLQPSVAAFKKAEKELEDILIEISTLIAHSVSKTIKVPTGNPYFDSMSCSGGCSTGGSCGCG, translated from the coding sequence ATGTCTCTTACAGCGACATCCACTGACGTATTATCAGAAACGGATATGCTTAGTCAGATGGTTATTCAATCCGAGTTGTTTTATAATTATCAAGCAAAAAAAAGAGAATTACAACAAGACGAAGAAGCTCAGTCTCTTATTCGTCAATTTCAATATATAAAAGACCAATACGAAGATGCTCAGCGGTTTGGGAAATATCATCCAGACTACTTAAAAATCGTTACTGAAACGAGAGAGTTAAAACGTGAGGTTGATTTACAACCTTCTGTTGCTGCATTTAAAAAGGCAGAAAAAGAGCTAGAGGACATATTAATTGAAATAAGTACACTAATTGCTCACTCCGTTTCAAAAACAATCAAAGTCCCTACAGGAAATCCATACTTCGATAGTATGTCGTGTAGTGGGGGATGTAGTACAGGTGGAAGCTGTGGATGCGGTTAA
- the rpmF gene encoding 50S ribosomal protein L32: MAVPFRKTSKEKKRKRRTHYKLAVPGMVKCPECGELKMSHRVCKECGSYKGQDVLNK; encoded by the coding sequence ATGGCAGTACCTTTTAGAAAGACTTCAAAAGAAAAGAAAAGAAAACGTCGTACTCACTACAAATTGGCAGTACCTGGTATGGTAAAATGCCCTGAGTGTGGAGAATTAAAGATGTCTCACCGTGTTTGTAAAGAGTGTGGATCATACAAAGGACAAGACGTACTAAACAAATAA
- the coaD gene encoding pantetheine-phosphate adenylyltransferase: MEKIAVCPGSFDPVTYGHLDIITRGAKIFDKVIVAVLHNRNKVPLFSVEERVELLKEVTGHLDNVVVDSFNGLLIDYVKAQKAKTIIRGLRAVSDFEYEMQAASINRKLDSDVETFFMMTNNQYSYLSSSIVKEVAKYQANVSDIVPDAVELALRGKFNQAE, translated from the coding sequence ATGGAAAAAATAGCTGTTTGTCCAGGCAGTTTTGACCCTGTAACGTATGGTCATTTAGACATCATTACTAGGGGAGCAAAGATATTTGATAAAGTAATTGTAGCAGTACTACATAACCGAAATAAAGTTCCTCTATTTTCAGTTGAAGAACGGGTTGAATTATTAAAAGAAGTGACAGGTCACCTTGATAATGTCGTTGTTGATTCGTTTAATGGTTTATTAATTGATTATGTTAAAGCTCAAAAGGCGAAAACAATTATTAGAGGTTTACGTGCTGTTTCTGATTTTGAATATGAAATGCAGGCTGCATCGATTAACAGGAAACTTGATTCGGATGTAGAAACATTTTTTATGATGACTAATAATCAATATTCCTATTTAAGTTCAAGTATTGTAAAAGAAGTTGCAAAGTACCAAGCAAATGTATCAGATATTGTTCCTGATGCGGTAGAGCTGGCATTACGAGGTAAGTTTAATCAAGCTGAATAA
- a CDS encoding nucleotidyltransferase: MKSVGVVVEYNPFHNGHLFHLQSAQDSTNADIVVAVMSGYFLQRGEPALVSKWARTKMALNNGADLVIELPYAYSTQKAETFAYGSVSLLDSIGVDYICFGSEEGTVEPFTQLVTFLQLNEDRFNHEIQQFLAEGNSYPKSCSLAFESLSPSESMLDLSLPNNILGYHYVQSIQKLNSSIKAYTVARKSANYHDETFSSESIASATSIRKALVEENGNLDAIKHVIPEPTYNVLTQYKKEVGIFHTWEQYFPLLKYRILSMSETELREIYEGEEGLEYRIRKLISSANNFKEFMESIKTKRYTWNRLQRYCLHILTNTKKSEIHNLTSNHKRPPYIRLLGMNESGQQYLRQRKKNINTPIISRLASYKHPMLDLDKRAAACYAMGYPISIQAQKLAEEHATPPIRT, translated from the coding sequence ATGAAATCTGTTGGTGTTGTTGTTGAGTACAACCCATTTCATAACGGTCATCTATTCCATCTCCAATCAGCACAAGATAGTACGAACGCCGACATTGTTGTAGCCGTAATGAGCGGTTATTTTTTGCAACGCGGTGAGCCTGCTCTCGTTTCAAAATGGGCAAGAACGAAAATGGCTCTAAATAATGGAGCTGATCTTGTCATTGAGCTTCCGTATGCCTATTCAACCCAAAAAGCAGAAACTTTTGCGTATGGGTCTGTTTCCTTGTTAGATTCAATTGGTGTTGATTACATCTGTTTTGGAAGTGAAGAAGGTACAGTTGAACCATTTACTCAATTAGTCACTTTTTTACAATTAAATGAAGATCGATTCAATCATGAAATTCAACAATTTTTAGCAGAAGGAAATAGTTATCCTAAATCATGTTCTCTTGCATTTGAATCCCTCTCCCCTTCTGAATCGATGCTCGACTTGTCCCTTCCAAATAATATTCTTGGTTACCATTATGTCCAATCGATTCAAAAGCTGAATAGCTCAATAAAGGCATACACTGTTGCTAGAAAAAGTGCAAATTATCATGACGAAACCTTTTCTAGTGAATCGATTGCAAGTGCCACAAGCATACGTAAAGCCCTAGTTGAGGAAAATGGAAACTTAGATGCAATTAAACATGTCATTCCTGAACCGACATATAACGTATTAACACAATACAAAAAAGAAGTTGGTATATTTCATACGTGGGAGCAATACTTTCCATTACTGAAATATAGAATTTTATCAATGTCAGAAACTGAGCTAAGAGAGATCTATGAAGGTGAAGAAGGGCTTGAATATCGAATTCGTAAACTTATATCTAGCGCTAATAACTTTAAGGAATTTATGGAATCTATAAAAACTAAGCGGTACACTTGGAACCGATTACAGCGATACTGTCTACATATTTTAACAAATACGAAAAAAAGCGAGATACACAATCTTACATCAAATCATAAAAGACCACCATATATACGCCTATTAGGAATGAACGAGAGTGGACAGCAGTATTTACGACAAAGAAAAAAAAATATTAATACTCCTATCATTAGTCGTCTAGCATCCTACAAACACCCTATGCTTGACCTAGACAAAAGAGCTGCAGCTTGCTATGCAATGGGTTATCCAATATCAATCCAAGCACAAAAACTAGCCGAAGAACATGCAACACCTCCAATTAGAACCTAA
- a CDS encoding SepM family pheromone-processing serine protease, with amino-acid sequence MSSEKKFPRKRWFILVAVLLFLHFYQLPYFYTEPGDSRILAAYVEVEDGYEDQGSFMLTTVKMGKANTFFYVWSQFSDFRLLIPEDHMIGPDETDDDYFHRQRMMMTSSQEAAKIIAYKKAGKTVMFDHRGVLVMSFIDGMPAAKILQPEDRIIAVEGVPITTVTELNQRVGHKEAGEEVMLTVDRDGEELQLSVPIAQFPDELGGEDGRAGLGIMYPVADRDVTYEPNVSIDTEKIGGPSAGLMFSLEVYNRLVEEDITKGYQIAGTGTIDEDGYVGRIGGVKQKVVAAHNASVDIFFAPKEEGREDSNYVDALKAAEQIGTSMKIVGVNTFDEALAYLEKQL; translated from the coding sequence ATGAGTAGTGAAAAAAAGTTTCCTCGAAAACGATGGTTTATTTTAGTAGCAGTTTTATTGTTTTTGCATTTCTATCAATTACCTTATTTTTATACAGAGCCTGGAGATTCAAGGATTTTAGCAGCCTATGTAGAAGTAGAGGATGGTTATGAGGACCAAGGTTCATTCATGTTAACGACTGTAAAGATGGGGAAAGCTAATACATTTTTCTACGTCTGGTCACAGTTTAGTGATTTTCGTTTGTTAATACCAGAAGACCATATGATAGGTCCAGATGAAACGGATGATGATTATTTTCATCGTCAAAGAATGATGATGACAAGCTCACAAGAGGCAGCGAAGATTATAGCTTATAAAAAAGCTGGCAAAACAGTTATGTTTGATCATCGTGGCGTATTAGTTATGTCATTTATTGATGGCATGCCGGCAGCAAAGATTCTACAGCCAGAAGATAGAATTATCGCTGTTGAAGGAGTTCCAATAACGACAGTGACGGAATTAAATCAACGGGTCGGACATAAAGAAGCGGGTGAGGAAGTGATGTTAACGGTAGATCGTGACGGGGAAGAATTACAGCTTTCAGTTCCAATTGCTCAGTTCCCTGATGAACTAGGCGGAGAAGATGGTCGAGCTGGACTGGGGATTATGTATCCTGTTGCGGATCGTGATGTTACATACGAGCCTAACGTGTCTATCGATACAGAAAAAATCGGAGGTCCTTCAGCCGGGCTTATGTTTTCCCTTGAAGTTTATAATCGTTTAGTTGAGGAGGACATTACGAAAGGCTATCAAATTGCAGGTACGGGAACAATTGATGAGGATGGTTATGTTGGTAGAATTGGTGGAGTGAAACAAAAGGTCGTAGCAGCTCATAATGCGAGTGTGGATATCTTTTTTGCTCCAAAAGAAGAGGGAAGAGAGGATTCAAACTACGTAGACGCCCTTAAAGCAGCAGAACAGATTGGAACATCAATGAAGATAGTTGGAGTTAATACATTTGATGAAGCACTTGCGTACTTGGAGAAACAACTTTAA
- a CDS encoding YceD family protein gives MKWTIQQINAQKHRGFTFDETLDLSELKEQDPQIRAVSPVRVKGQALFSGDVITFPVEIQGTLTLPCSRTLTDVELPFDMQVSERFVVNNSWMTSEDSNDEIHVVEGDVIDLLPYIKENILLQIPLQIFSDTDEENAEAPPVGNGWEIVTEEEQKDKIDPRLADLGKFFGK, from the coding sequence ATGAAATGGACAATTCAACAAATTAATGCTCAAAAGCATAGGGGATTTACATTTGACGAAACATTGGATTTAAGTGAGTTAAAAGAACAAGACCCTCAAATACGTGCAGTTTCACCTGTTCGTGTAAAAGGTCAGGCTCTTTTTTCAGGAGATGTGATAACATTTCCGGTTGAAATTCAAGGAACATTAACCCTTCCTTGTTCAAGAACACTTACTGATGTGGAACTACCCTTTGATATGCAAGTAAGTGAACGTTTTGTTGTAAACAATTCTTGGATGACATCGGAAGATTCAAATGATGAAATTCATGTTGTTGAAGGAGATGTAATTGATTTACTTCCTTATATTAAGGAAAACATTCTATTACAAATTCCGCTACAAATATTCAGTGACACGGACGAAGAAAATGCTGAAGCTCCTCCGGTAGGAAACGGCTGGGAAATTGTTACTGAGGAAGAGCAGAAGGATAAAATTGATCCGAGATTAGCAGACCTAGGAAAGTTTTTTGGAAAGTAA